The nucleotide sequence TAATAGCTCGGGCTGTAGCGGCCCAATGAAATTTTCTTCATTTCTTATATAATAAAAAAAGCATCTTCTTTACGGAAGATGCTTTTTTTAGTTGGTGCACTTTAAGTTAAGTGCGCATATCTATTCTCTATTTAGCAATGGCTATCAACTCTACTTCAAAGACAAGAACCTCAAATGGTCCTATTCTTCCATTTCCGTTTGGCCCATAAGCCAAATCGTAAGGACAGTAAAGTTTCCACTTTGCTCCTTCCTTCATTAACTGTAATGCTTCCGTCCAAGCACTTATCACACCATTTACAGGGAAAGTCACCGTTTCTCCTCTTTCAACTGAACTATCGAATACCGAACCATCCATAAATGTTCCATGATAATGTGTTTCCACCTTATCATTAACAGTTGGCATCACACCCGTTCCTTCTGTAATTACTTCATATTGTAATCCACTAGGCAAAGTAACTACACCTTCTCTTGTTGCATTCTCTGCTAAAAAAGCCTCTCCTTCCTCTTTTTTCGGTTCTGCTTCTTGCATTTTTTCCTGAACTTTTGCTTGTTGTAAAGATTGAAAATGAGCTTGCAAAGTTTGTCTTACTTCTTGCTCATCAAACAAACTCTCCTCTTCATTCATCACATCTGATAATCCTTTATTATATGCACCCATACTAATTGA is from Flavobacteriales bacterium and encodes:
- a CDS encoding FKBP-type peptidyl-prolyl cis-trans isomerase codes for the protein MKNRNLFVLTGCLALGLSSCDQSSDTADVVVESELEKVSYMLGQDIGKNIVSLGMDSISMGAYNKGLSDVMNEEESLFDEQEVRQTLQAHFQSLQQAKVQEKMQEAEPKKEEGEAFLAENATREGVVTLPSGLQYEVITEGTGVMPTVNDKVETHYHGTFMDGSVFDSSVERGETVTFPVNGVISAWTEALQLMKEGAKWKLYCPYDLAYGPNGNGRIGPFEVLVFEVELIAIAK